From Daucus carota subsp. sativus chromosome 6, DH1 v3.0, whole genome shotgun sequence, the proteins below share one genomic window:
- the LOC135147086 gene encoding uncharacterized protein LOC135147086, with product MHSFTKHQQKALSYLKKTTNLHLLNLAMPRLTEEELINEVRHLHSLRRQGPPLPNTNPPIIINPRFTPNRPIFNPNSHSIYPVHHVKNPNNFNNRRGFDPIPGSFYPDYEPSVPILNHDHRPNAHTGYDSNGSGYSGVSNIVQPMERVRHGNLNNKLTRLSLGVQGTNMKKKGKKGGGGGYEEVKKWREISGNELNLKHAEKRVLTKEENAWLVARKAQQKALEATREMFKEMMDSDGEIEDYSSSDDDDDGGDGGMDDDMDDKNECKDYEFFLRVFAEDSELRSYYEKNCERGEFSCLVCAGLGQKVGKKYKDCVALVQHSTTIAKTKTRRAHRALGQVICKVLGWDIRKLP from the coding sequence ATGCATAGTTTCACAAAACATCAACAGAAAGCTTTGAGCTACCTGAAGAAAACAAcaaatcttcatcttctcaatCTTGCAATGCCTCGTTTGACAGAAGAAGAGCTTATAAATGAGGTGAGGCACCTCCATTCTCTCCGTCGTCAAGGCCCTCCTCTTCCAAACACTAATCCCCCAATTATTATAAACCCTCGTTTCACCCCCAACCGCCCAATTTTCAATCCTAATTCTCATTCAATATATCCAGTCCATCATGTTAAAAACCCtaacaattttaataatagacgGGGTTTTGACCCCATACCCGGTTCATTTTACCCGGACTATGAGCCATCAGTGCCGATCTTGAACCATGATCATAGGCCTAATGCCCATACTGGTTATGATTCAAATGGTTCTGGTTATTCGGGTGTGTCCAATATTGTGCAACCTATGGAGAGGGTAAGACATGGAAATTTGAATAATAAGCTTACTAGGCTTTCACTTGGTGTTCAGGGGACGAATATGAAAAAGAAGGGTAAGAAGGGCGGTGGTGGTGGCTATGAGGAAGTTAAAAAGTGGCGTGAGATTTCTGGAAATGAGTTGAATTTGAAGCACGCTGAGAAGAGGGTACTCACGAAAGAGGAGAATGCGTGGTTAGTTGCTCGTAAAGCGCAGCAAAAGGCGTTGGAAGCTACCAGGGAGATGTTTAAGGAGATGATGGATAGTGATGGTGAGATTGAAGATTATTCATcgtcagatgatgatgatgatggtggtGATGGTGGAATGGATGATGACATGGATGACAAGAATGAGTGCAAAGATTACGAATTCTTCTTGAGAGTTTTTGCTGAGGATAGTGAACTTAGGTCTTATTACGAGAAGAATTGTGAGAGGGGTGAATTCAGTTGTTTGGTGTGTGCTGGGCTCGGCCAGAAGGTGGGTAAGAAGTACAAGGATTGTGTGGCTCTTGTACAACATTCGACCACCATAGCCAAGACAAAGACGAGGAGGGCTCATAGAGCACTGGGGCAAGTCATCTGCAAGGTTCTTGGTTGGGATATTCGAAAGCTTCCATAA
- the LOC108225631 gene encoding uncharacterized protein LOC108225631 encodes MDRMMKIKSFSSAAVENQDKLCVGTATSTGYTSNVTAGSEDEDKYSCVRTTGRTVVGKWECSQEVEEACRSFENYLAEMIVEEGRTKDLMDVEQLLYCWDNLRCPVFIDLVSRFYGELCKDLFTSN; translated from the coding sequence ATGGACCGCATGATGAAGATAAAGAGTTTCTCATCTGCAGCTGTTGAAAACCAAGACAAGTTATGTGTTGGAACCGCTACTAGTACTGGTTATACTAGTAATGTTACCGCAGGATCAGAAGATGAAGACAAGTACTCCTGTGTTCGGACAACAGGCAGGACTGTTGTAGGAAAATGGGAATGTTCGCAAGAAGTGGAAGAGGCATGCAGGAGCTTCGAGAACTACTTGGCGGAAATGATTGTGGAAGAAGGGAGAACGAAGGATTTGATGGACGTGGAACAGCTTCTTTACTGCTGGGATAACCTGCGGTGTCCTGTTTTTATTGATTTGGTTTCGAGATTTTATGGGGAGTTATGCAAGGATCTGTTTACCAGTAATTAA
- the LOC108224913 gene encoding cytochrome P450 CYP736A12 — translation MSPYNLAIFLLFLAPFLWLIHALITPLLPFKSSRRKLPPGPRGLPIIGSLNLLGKLPHRSLNDLAKKYGPIMSMKLGNVTTIVVSSPQIAEKILKTHDLVFASRPQNEAGKHVSYGNKGIAFGEYGHYWRNIRKLCTLELFSAKKIDSLAEMRREELVVMVSTIKKAALARQVVDVSDLVGDGIEKMTYRMLFGKKDDDRFDLKGTMQEIMDQAGAFNIADYVPMLGPLDIQGLTRKIKDMRKSMDKILDTFISEHEEAASTTRPEGYEPDFVDILLSVLDKREEKRGDLISLIDRDSMKAILVDMIAAGIDTSRTTIEWIMAELLKHPRTMKKLQQEIKDVVGDAEIVEDKDLSRLPYLDMVIKESFRLHPTVPLLIPRQSMDDIVIDGYDIPKKSRIFINSWAIGRDPAVWSDNVLEFVPERFADKKIDLKGHDYELLPFGSGRRVCPGMNLGLVKVRQIVAQLVHSFDFELPNGMSASDLDMDEKFGLALPRENHLLLLPSLRV, via the exons ATGTCTCCATACAATTTAGCCATTTTCTTGCTCTTTCTAGCACCCTTCCTCTGGCTCATCCATGCTCTCATCACACCCCTGCTGCCCTTCAAATCCAGCCGTCGTAAATTACCACCTGGACCCCGAGGCCTACCGATAATCGGAAGCTTAAACTTGCTAGGCAAGCTTCCTCACCGCTCCCTCAATGACTTGGCCAAGAAGTATGGTCCTATAATGTCCATGAAGCTAGGAAATGTCACAACAATTGTTGTTTCCTCTCCTCAAATCGCGGAAAAAATTCTCAAGACTCATGACCTTGTTTTCGCTAGCAGGCCTCAGAATGAGGCCGGCAAGCATGTTTCTTATGGAAACAAAGGGATTGCATTCGGGGAGTATGGACATTATTGGCGGAATATCAGAAAATTGTGCACGTTGGAGCTTTTTAGCGCGAAAAAGATTGATTCATTGGCCGAAATGAGGAGGGAGGAGCTGGTCGTGATGGTGAGTACTATTAAAAAGGCTGCTTTGGCGCGACAAGTGGTGGATGTCAGTGATTTAGTTGGAGATGGAATTGAGAAAATGACTTATAGGATGTTGTTCGGGAAGAAAGACGATGATCGGTTTGATCTTAAGGGTACTATGCAGGAAATCATGGATCAAGCAGGGGCTTTTAATATTGCAGACTATGTCCCCATGCTTGGACCCCTCGACATTCAG GGATTGACTAGAAAAATCAAGGATATGCGGAAATCTATGGACAAAATCTTGGATACCTTCATCAGTGAGCATGAGGAAGCTGCTAGCACCACTAGACCGGAGGGATATGAGCCAGATTTCGTTGATATATTGCTGTCGGTGTTGGATAAACGCGAAGAAAAAAGAGGCGATTTAATAAGCCTAATTGACCGGGATAGCATGAAAGCAATCTTGGTAGATATGATTGCAGCTGGTATTGATACTTCGCGTACTACAATCGAGTGGATCATGGCAGAACTGCTTAAGCATCCAAGGACAATGAAAAAGCTCCAACAAGAAATTAAGGATGTCGTTGGAGATGCTGAAATCGTCGAGGATAAAGATTTGAGTAGGTTACCGTACTTAGATATGGTAATTAAGGAAAGTTTTCGGTTACATCCTACTGTTCCATTGCTAATTCCGCGCCAGTCCATGGATGATATTGTGATTGATGGATACGACATACCTAAGAAGTCGagaatttttataaattcttgGGCTATAGGACGAGATCCTGCTGTATGGTCTGACAATGTTCTGGAATTTGTTCCCGAGAGGTTTGCTGACAAGAAAATAGACCTTAAAGGGCATGATTACGAGCTTCTGCCATTCGGCTCTGGCCGGAGAGTCTGTCCAGGGATGAATTTAGGCCTGGTAAAGGTTCGACAAATCGTGGCACAGCTGGTGCATAGCTTTGATTTCGAGTTGCCTAATGGCATGTCAGCCAGTGATCTTGATATGGATGAGAAATTTGGGCTGGCATTGCCTAGAGAAAATCATTTACTTCTGCTTCCTTCTCTTAGAGTATGA